From Thermodesulfobacteriota bacterium, one genomic window encodes:
- a CDS encoding DUF167 domain-containing protein yields MTFDNKKSSMTIEAKVVPKSARDEIWGSVNGILRVRVSAPPIEGKANERLIELISRTIGVPRSNVTIIKGRTSRIKTISIEGVSQSKFNWFKKTYSDQE; encoded by the coding sequence TTGACATTCGATAACAAAAAATCTTCTATGACCATAGAGGCTAAAGTAGTACCGAAATCCGCGCGTGATGAGATATGGGGATCTGTAAATGGAATACTAAGGGTTAGGGTTTCTGCCCCACCAATAGAAGGAAAAGCAAATGAAAGGCTCATAGAGTTGATTTCGAGAACAATAGGAGTGCCTAGATCTAACGTAACTATAATAAAAGGGAGAACCTCAAGAATAAAAACCATAAGCATCGAAGGCGTATCACAGAGTAAATTCAATTGGTTTAAAAAAACGTATTCCGACCAAGAATAA